The DNA region GGGCACGTCGTAGGTGGAGTTCCCGCAGCCGGTGACGTCGAGGAAGAACGGTGTCACGGCCCGCGTGTTCTGCGCGGTCGCGCCCGGCTGGTAGCCGACCTTGTACTGGATGTACACCTGCTGCGGCGTCGTGCTCTCGTTCATGACGTGCCAGATGGCGTTCCACTGGTCGTTCGCGCCGACCATGTAGGCGTACGGGTCCGGCATGCGGATCGGCGTCCGCTCGCTGCCCGAACCGGCGAAGCGCTCCGGCCAGTTGCTGCAGAACTGCGACTGCCGCGCCGGGTTCGTCATCACGACGTGGTGCAGGTGGGCGGCGCTGTGCGGCAGCGAGTTGCCGTTGGCGTCGACCAGGTCGAAGTCCATGGTCTTCAGGCCGAACGCCCCGGCGGGGCGCGGCAGGTTGGTGCCGCTGGAGTTGGACTCGTCGCCCGGCTGCCCCGCGGGTGCAAGGTTGAACGGACCGACGCGGTAGGTGCCGTTCACCACCTCGCCACCGCCCGGCGGTGCGTTCGTCAGCGGTTCGCACGCGGCCGCCAACGGCACGAGCAGTCCGAGCGCGCCGAGCACGGCGAGCCTTCTGATGCTGGCTCTTCTCATCGTTTCTCCCCCGAGATCGATGTTCCCCCGGCGGGAGCGTACGACTTCTCGTCGGCGTCAGCCGAGAAGGTCCGACGACATCTGGTCCAGCGTGGTGTGGAGGCTGGGGACGTCGAAGGCGAAGACGACCACGACCGCACGGTCGACGCCCAGGTCCTCGTAGCGGGACAGGGCGTCGCGGTCGACCGGGTTGAAGTAGGGGCAGATGGTGACGGAGAAGTCGTCGTCGGTGCGGGAGCGGCCCTCGGCGGCGAGGGCCCGGTCGAGACGCTCCAGGGCCTCGGGCACCTGGTCGGGCGTGCGGTTGAAGCCGTACCAGCCCTGACCGATGCGGGCCGCCCGCCGGAGCGCGGCGTCGCTCTCGCCGCCCACGATGACCGGCGGGTGCGGGCTCTGCACCGGCTTCGGGTACAGCCGCGCCTTCGGCAGCGTGTACAGCTCGCCCTCGTACGACGAGACCTCCTCGGTCCACAGCGCCTTCATCACCGCGAGGTGGTCGTCGGTCCGCTGCCCCCGGCGCTCGAACGGCACGTTCAGCGCCTCGAACTCCTCCCGCAGCCACCCCGCGCCCACGCCGAACTCGACGCGGCCGCCCGACAACACGTCGAGGTCGGCCACCTGCTTGGCCGTGTACACCGGGTTGCGCTGGGCGACCAGGCAGATGCCGGTGCCCAGGCGCAACGTGTCGGTGACCGCAGCCAGGTAGGTCAGCGCGGTGAACGGCTCGAGCAGGCCCGTGTCGCCGCCCCCGGGGAACTTCCCGTCGGCGGCGTACGGGTACTCGCTGTCGTAGTCGTCGAAGAGCACCACGTGCTCGGGTACCCACACCGACTCGAAGCCGTGCTCCTCGAGAGCCGGCCCGAGGGCGCGGAGGAACGTGGGGTTGGCGCTGAAGGCCGCCAGCGGGACGAAGGCACCGATCTCCATGGACCGGCATTCTGTCTTCGCTGAGCCGGCTATGCCCGAGTCAGCGAAGACAGAACGGTTCAGCGGTGGCGGTTCACGGCGGACACGACCGCCCGCAGCGACGCCGTCTCGATGCTCTCGTGCTTGCCGATGCCCCAGCGGACCGTGCCGTCGGCGTCCTGGGTCTCGACGTAGGCGACCGCGGTGGCGTCGGAGCCGGCACCGACGGCGTGCTCGCTGTAGTCGACCACGTCGATGTCGATGCCCAGCTCGCTGCGGACACCGCTGACGAACGCCGCGATGGGCCCGTTGCCCTGCCCGGTCACGGTCACGTGCTGGCCGTCGACCAGCAGCTGCGCCGTCACCTTCGACCCCGACTCCCCGGTGTTCGACTCGTGCGACACGAGCTGCACCGGCGCATCCTCGGCCAGGTACTCGCCCTGGAACGTGTCCCACATGTGGGCGGGCGTGATCTCGGTGCCGGTGTCCTCGGTGATGCCCTGGATCGTCTTCGAGAACTCGATCTGCAGGCGGCGGGGCAGGTCGAGGCCGTGCTCGGCCTTCATGATGTAGGCGACGCCACCCTTGCCCGACTGGCTGTTCACCCGGATCACGGCCTCGTAGGAGCGGCCGACGTGCTTCGGGTCGATGGGCAGGTACGGCACGCCCCACTCGTCGTAGTCCTCGCCGAGCGCGTCGAAGCCCTTCTTGATGGCGTCCTGGTGGCTGCCCGAGAACGCCGTGTAGACGAGGTCGCCCACGTACGGGTGCCGGGGGTGGACGGGCAGGCGGTTGCAGTACTCGGCCACCCGGCGCAGCGCGTCGATGTCGGTGACGTCGAGCTCGGGGTCGACACCTTGGCTGAACAGGTTGAGGGCGATCGTCACCAGGTCGACGTTGCCGGTGCGCTCGCCGTTGCCGAACAGCGTGCCCTCCACCCGGTCGGCGCCGGCCATCACGCCGAACTCGGCGGCGGCGACGGCGGTGCCCTGGTCGTTGTGGGGGTGCAGCGACAGGACCACCCGGTCGCGGTGGGGGACGTTGCGGTGGAAGTACTCGATCACGTCGCCGTAGATGTTGGGCGTGTACATCTCGACGGTGGCCGGCAGGTTCATGACCAGGCCGACGTCGGCATCCGGGTCGATCACGTCGAACACCGCCGAGCAGATCTCCACGGCGTAGTCGATCTCGGTGCCGGTGAAGCTCTCGGGCGAGTACTCGTAGCGGACCTTCGTGCCCGGCACCGTGTCCTCCAGCTTGCGGGACAGGCGGGCGGCGTCGGTGGCGATCTGGGTGATGCCGGCGTAGTCGAGCCCGAAGACCACCCGGCGCTGCAGCATCGACGTGGAGTTGTAGAAGTGGACGATCGCCTCGCGGGCGCCCTTGATCGACTCGTAGGTGCGCTCGATCAGCTCGGCCCGGCACTGGGTGAGGACCTGGATGGTGACGTCGTCGGGGATCAGGTCCTCGGTGATCAGGTCCCGCACGAAGTCGAAGTCGGGCTGGCTGGCGGACGGGAAGCCGACCTCGATCTCCTTGAAGCCCATCTGCACGAGGGTCTCGAACATGCGGCGCTTGCGGGCCGAGTCCATGGGGTCGATCAGGGCCTGGTTGCCGTCGCGCAGGTCGACCGAGCACCACACGGGCGCCTTCTCGATGCGCTTGTCGGGCCAGGTGCGGTCGGTCAGCTGGAACGGGGCGAGCGGCTGGAACGGCACGTACTTCTCGAACGGCATCCGTTTCGGCGTCACTGGCTGGGGAGGCATCGCGGTGGGTTCCTTGCTGTGGGGTGGGCCTGAAAACTGAAAAGCCTCCTGGCCCGGTGGGGCGCAGGAGGCGGACGAGCACCTATGTGCGGTGCTCGTCTTACGTAAGGAGGAGGCGGCGCAGCGAGTGGCGCACGTCGTCCAGGAACATGTCAGCCATCGTGCACCGCTCCGGCGGCCGGGGTCAAGGCGGTTCGGCGCTTCCTGCGGAGGAACGGCTGTTCCACGATCCGGTAGGACGCGTAGCTGACGGCGAGCGCTGTCGTGAGGCCGACCGCGAGGCGGACCGGGCCGGGCCAGCCGGGGTCGCGGCGCTCGATCGTCCAGAAGATGCCGTAGTGCCACACGTAGACGGAGTACGAGATGGTGCCGAGGAACACCAGCGGCGGCCAGGCCAGGGCCCGCGGGAGCGCGCTGCCGGCATCGGCGCGCAGCGCGCCGACGATCGCCGCCGCGGCGCACAACGCCAGCACCGTGTAGAGGCCCTGGTAGAGCGACCGGTCGTAGAAGCGGGTGGTGTACGAGGTCACGAGGAGGACGCCGAGGCCCAGGACCCCGGCGGTGAGCGCCAGCCGCTCGCGCACCCGGTCCAGCCAGCCGGCGCACCAGGCGACCCCCACGAGCGAGCCGACGAACGGGGCGTCGAGGCGGGTCGACGACGACAGGTAGAGCTGCAGCCACGGCTCGCCCTGCGCCAGCAGGTGGGCCCGCCACACGGCGACGGCCAGCACCAGGCCGGCCGTCAGCAGGGCAATGCGCCCGTACGACCAGCGCGCCCGGCTGACCGCCCACAGCACCACTGCCCACAGCACGTAGAACTGCGCCTCGATCCCGACCGACCACATGTGGCCCACCTCGGTGACCGTGCCGTGGTCGGTGCCGAACAGCCACCGCACGGGCGGGGCGTCGCCGTGGACCATGTGGACGTTGCCGGTGAAGGTGAGCACGTAGACGCCCTCGGCGAGCACGTCGCGCAGCAGGAGGCGGTCGCCGACCAGCGCCAGCACCACCAGCGCTAGCGCCAGCGCGACCACCACCGGCCCGAGCCGCAGCACGCGCCGCCGGGCGAAGGCCCGCAGGTCGATGCGACCGGTGCGCCGCTGCTCGCCCAGCAGCAGGGCGGTGATCAGGAACCCGCTCAGCACGAAGAACAGGTGGACGCCGAGCGGCCCGCCCGGCGCCAGCCAGCCGCGGGCCTCCGGCCACAGCGAGTTCCCGGAG from Acidimicrobiales bacterium includes:
- a CDS encoding LLM class F420-dependent oxidoreductase, coding for MEIGAFVPLAAFSANPTFLRALGPALEEHGFESVWVPEHVVLFDDYDSEYPYAADGKFPGGGDTGLLEPFTALTYLAAVTDTLRLGTGICLVAQRNPVYTAKQVADLDVLSGGRVEFGVGAGWLREEFEALNVPFERRGQRTDDHLAVMKALWTEEVSSYEGELYTLPKARLYPKPVQSPHPPVIVGGESDAALRRAARIGQGWYGFNRTPDQVPEALERLDRALAAEGRSRTDDDFSVTICPYFNPVDRDALSRYEDLGVDRAVVVVFAFDVPSLHTTLDQMSSDLLG
- the leuA gene encoding 2-isopropylmalate synthase gives rise to the protein MPFEKYVPFQPLAPFQLTDRTWPDKRIEKAPVWCSVDLRDGNQALIDPMDSARKRRMFETLVQMGFKEIEVGFPSASQPDFDFVRDLITEDLIPDDVTIQVLTQCRAELIERTYESIKGAREAIVHFYNSTSMLQRRVVFGLDYAGITQIATDAARLSRKLEDTVPGTKVRYEYSPESFTGTEIDYAVEICSAVFDVIDPDADVGLVMNLPATVEMYTPNIYGDVIEYFHRNVPHRDRVVLSLHPHNDQGTAVAAAEFGVMAGADRVEGTLFGNGERTGNVDLVTIALNLFSQGVDPELDVTDIDALRRVAEYCNRLPVHPRHPYVGDLVYTAFSGSHQDAIKKGFDALGEDYDEWGVPYLPIDPKHVGRSYEAVIRVNSQSGKGGVAYIMKAEHGLDLPRRLQIEFSKTIQGITEDTGTEITPAHMWDTFQGEYLAEDAPVQLVSHESNTGESGSKVTAQLLVDGQHVTVTGQGNGPIAAFVSGVRSELGIDIDVVDYSEHAVGAGSDATAVAYVETQDADGTVRWGIGKHESIETASLRAVVSAVNRHR
- a CDS encoding acyltransferase, which translates into the protein MGKTAMTTVARGVGVEAGEQERVGRLPHLAPLDGLRGIAIALVLGVHSGNSLWPEARGWLAPGGPLGVHLFFVLSGFLITALLLGEQRRTGRIDLRAFARRRVLRLGPVVVALALALVVLALVGDRLLLRDVLAEGVYVLTFTGNVHMVHGDAPPVRWLFGTDHGTVTEVGHMWSVGIEAQFYVLWAVVLWAVSRARWSYGRIALLTAGLVLAVAVWRAHLLAQGEPWLQLYLSSSTRLDAPFVGSLVGVAWCAGWLDRVRERLALTAGVLGLGVLLVTSYTTRFYDRSLYQGLYTVLALCAAAAIVGALRADAGSALPRALAWPPLVFLGTISYSVYVWHYGIFWTIERRDPGWPGPVRLAVGLTTALAVSYASYRIVEQPFLRRKRRTALTPAAGAVHDG